CGGTGTCGGACACCGGTCCTCGCGCACGGCACGTTGTTCCTATGGCGCCGCCTCGCCCTGTTCGTGCTCCGGCCGGTGCGGGCTGACCGGGTTGACATTGGTCCAGTTGCGCAGCAGGCCGAGGGCCACGGCGAGCAGGGTCGGGCCGATGAACAGGCCGACGAAGCCGAAGGCGATCACGCCCCCCATCACCCCCAGCAACACGAGCAGGAACGGCAGGCTGGAGCCGCGGCTGATCAGCATCGGCTTGACGACGTTGTCGACGCCGCTGATCAGGAACACGCCCCACACCGCCATGAAGATCGCCCAGCCGGTGCTGCCCTGGTAGAACAGCCAGATCGCGGCGCCGCCCCAGATCAGCGGCGGGCCCACGGGAATCAGCGAGAACAGGAACGTGGCCACGGCCAGCAGCGCGACGGCCGGCACGCCGGCAATCATGAAGCCGGCGGCGGCGACAAAGGCCTGCGCCAGCGCGGTGCCCAGCAAGCCGTACATCACGCCGCGTACCGTGCGGCTGACGGTATCGGCCACTTCGGGCGCATGCTCGCCCATGATCTTGCCCATGCCGATCGACAGCGCCCTGAGCAGCGTATCGCCATCGCGGTACAGGAAGAAGCTGACGAAGGCGGCCAGGCTCACCTGCGCCACCCCGCTGCCCAGCACGAGGCCGCCGCCCAGCAGGAAGTGGCGTGCCGGTTCCATGAAGCGCTTGGCGGTGTCGATCAGCTGCTCGCGGCTGCTGATCAGGTTCTGCACATAGTGGTAGGCCGTCTCGCCGATGACCGGGATGCCGCGCAGCCAGTCGGGCGCGACCATCGTGCCGGATGCCAGCGCGTCGCGCAGCGCGCGGTAGACATTGCCGGCATTGTCCGCCACGTTCCATGTGACGAGCGCCAACGGCAGGATGATCAGCAGGATCAGCGACACCGTCATCACGGTGGCGGCGAGCGTGCGCCGGCCGCGCAGGCGGTGCAGCAGCCGCTGGAACATCGGCCAGCTGGAAATCGTGATCGCGCAGGCGAACAGCACGGCGGGCAGGAACGGCCGCAGCACCCACAGGCAGCCGATGACGAGGAACACGATCGCCGCGAGGCGGGTATAGGGTTGAAAGCGTTTTTCCATGCGGCGGCATCCTCCGGGGTATGCCGCCGCAAATGGGGACGACCTGCCAGGGATGCAAGCTTGGCACGAATGCAGCGCGGCCCCGTGGAGGGGCCGCGAGGGCTTGCAATGCGGAAGGGGCTAGCGGATCAGGACAGCAGCTGCTTCAGGTCGTGCACGACCGGCTTCGTGCCCTGCGCGTGGCGCAGGAACAGGCGCACCTTGCCCTGCTTGTCGAACACGAAGCTGCCTGCCGTGTGGTCGATCGAGTAGGTGGCCGGATCGTCCTTGCCCGGCACCTTCTGGTAGAACACCTTGAACTCCTTGGCCGTCTGGGCGATTTCGGCCGGCGTGCCGTACAGGCCTGTAAAGCGCGGATCGAACGCGGGCACGTACTGCTTGAGCAGTTCGGGCGTGTCGCGCTCCGGGTCCAGCGTCACGAACAGCACCTGCACCTGGTCGGCCTGCGGGCCCAGTTCCTTCATCACGGCGGCCATTTCGGCCATCGTGGTCGGGCACACGTCCGGGCATTGCGTGAAGCCGAAGAACATCACTACCACCTTGCCCTTGTAGCTTTCCAGCGTGACCGGCTTGCCGTTGTGGTCCTTCAGCGAAAAACCCTTGGCATGGGTGGCGCCGGTGATGTCGACGTTGACGAAATTGGCGCGTTTTTCGGAGCACCCCAGCAGAACACTCAGGAAGAACAGCGCGGCAAGCAGTTTTTTCATGTCAGATCCGGATGTAGTGATCGAGCAGCAGCGCGCCGAACAGCAGCGCCAGGTACAGGATCGAGAAGGCAAAGGCCTTGCGGGCCAGCAGGTCGCTGTAGTTGCGCCAGATGCGCCAGCCGTACCACAGGAAGACGGCATCGAGCACGACGGCGCAGGCCAGGTAGATCGTCCCGCTCATGCCCACGGCGAACGGCAGCAGCGTGGTGGCCGCCAGCGCGATCGAATACAGGAACACGTGGAACTGCGTGAACGCCATGCCGTGCGTGATGGGCAGCATGGGCAGGCCGGACTTGGCGTAATCGTCGCGGCGATACAGTGCCAGTGCCCAGAAATGCGGCGGCGTCCACAGGAAGATGATCAGCACCAGCAGCCAGGCCTGCATCGGCACGTCGTTGGCCACGGCGGCCCAGCCCAACGCCGGCGGCATCGCGCCCGACAGCCCGCCGATGACGATGTTCTGCGGCGTGGCCGGTTTCAGGATCATCGTGTAGATGACGGCGTAGCCGACGAAGGTGACGAACGTGAGCCACATCGTCAGCGGGTTCACCAGCGCATACAGGATCCACATGCCGGCGCCGCCAATGATGCTCGAAAAGATCATCGTCTGTGTGGGCGTGATCTCGCCGCGCGCCATCGGCCGGCGCGCGGTGCGGGCCATGCGCGCGTCGATCTCGCGCTCGGCCAGGCAGTTGACGGCGAACGCGGCGCCCGCCAGCAGCCAGATGCCGATGGTGCCGGCCACCACCACGCGCCAGTCCGGCAATTCGTCGGTAGCGAGGAACATGCCGATCACGGCGCAGAACACGGCCAGCTGTGTCACGCGCGGCTTCGTCAGCGCCCAGTACTGGGCGATGCGGCTGGTCTGGCGATGGGTTGCGGCTTGGGCGGTCATGGAGTGGGGGTCAAAAAACTGGCCCGGTAGTTTACCATGGTCAGGAAAAGCACGAGGGCGGCCGCCCCCGCGTTGTGCAGCACGGCGATCGTGAGCGGGAAGCTCAGGTAGATCGTGGCCACGCCCGTCAGGGCCTGCAGCACCAGCACGATGCCGATGCCGATCACCGGTTTGCGCAGCACCGCCACCCGCCACGCCCGCCAGCATGTATAGCCGAGCACGATGAAGACGACGAGCGCGAAGTTGCGGTGCACCCAGTGGATCGCCGTCAGCGCGGAAAACGGCAGGTAGTGCCCGGCGGAGGTCTTGCCCAGTTCGCGCCACAGGTGGAAGCCGTGTTCGAAATCCATCTCCGGGATCACCTTGCCGCCGCCGCACAGCGGGAACTCGGTG
Above is a window of Pseudoduganella dura DNA encoding:
- a CDS encoding SCO family protein encodes the protein MKKLLAALFFLSVLLGCSEKRANFVNVDITGATHAKGFSLKDHNGKPVTLESYKGKVVVMFFGFTQCPDVCPTTMAEMAAVMKELGPQADQVQVLFVTLDPERDTPELLKQYVPAFDPRFTGLYGTPAEIAQTAKEFKVFYQKVPGKDDPATYSIDHTAGSFVFDKQGKVRLFLRHAQGTKPVVHDLKQLLS
- a CDS encoding AI-2E family transporter, with protein sequence MEKRFQPYTRLAAIVFLVIGCLWVLRPFLPAVLFACAITISSWPMFQRLLHRLRGRRTLAATVMTVSLILLIILPLALVTWNVADNAGNVYRALRDALASGTMVAPDWLRGIPVIGETAYHYVQNLISSREQLIDTAKRFMEPARHFLLGGGLVLGSGVAQVSLAAFVSFFLYRDGDTLLRALSIGMGKIMGEHAPEVADTVSRTVRGVMYGLLGTALAQAFVAAAGFMIAGVPAVALLAVATFLFSLIPVGPPLIWGGAAIWLFYQGSTGWAIFMAVWGVFLISGVDNVVKPMLISRGSSLPFLLVLLGVMGGVIAFGFVGLFIGPTLLAVALGLLRNWTNVNPVSPHRPEHEQGEAAP
- the cyoE gene encoding heme o synthase; the encoded protein is MTAQAATHRQTSRIAQYWALTKPRVTQLAVFCAVIGMFLATDELPDWRVVVAGTIGIWLLAGAAFAVNCLAEREIDARMARTARRPMARGEITPTQTMIFSSIIGGAGMWILYALVNPLTMWLTFVTFVGYAVIYTMILKPATPQNIVIGGLSGAMPPALGWAAVANDVPMQAWLLVLIIFLWTPPHFWALALYRRDDYAKSGLPMLPITHGMAFTQFHVFLYSIALAATTLLPFAVGMSGTIYLACAVVLDAVFLWYGWRIWRNYSDLLARKAFAFSILYLALLFGALLLDHYIRI